The genomic region CAAGGCTGGTCAGTTGGAAAACCGCAAGGGCTAGGGTAGAATAAAATGGTAAAGTATGGGCAAGACAGCGCTTACCGCTGAAGTGGGACGGGGGGTCAGGCAGGAAATTATGCAGCACCAGCTTCATGTTTATTTAGAAGGAGTCGTGCAGGGCGTGGGCATGCGCTACTATGTGCTCAGGCAGGCGCGCCTATTGGGACTAACCGGCTGGGTCCGCAATCTTATGGATGGCCGAGTAGAAGTGGTGGCCGAAGGCGA from Clostridia bacterium harbors:
- a CDS encoding acylphosphatase; protein product: MQHQLHVYLEGVVQGVGMRYYVLRQARLLGLTGWVRNLMDGRVEVVAEGDEVMLKELLERLRNSSVGVVERATAEWQPASGQWSDFFIAPSL